A genomic region of Oryza glaberrima chromosome 1, OglaRS2, whole genome shotgun sequence contains the following coding sequences:
- the LOC127759801 gene encoding probable protein phosphatase 2C 8, with protein sequence MSSDTSRRDHAAMAVREVLAGDRKVGTVSRSARRRRLELRRLGRTASAVAEDDAVKRVRPASDSSSDSSESAKVAPEPTAEVARWPACVSHGAVSVIGRRREMEDAIFVAAPFLAASKEAAVEGSGVAEEEGKEEDEGFFAVYDGHGGSRVAEACRERMHVVLAEEVRVRRLLQGGGGGADVEDEDRARWKEAMAACFARVDGEVGGAEEADTGEHTVGSTAVVAVVGPRRIVVANCGDSRAVLSRGGVAVPLSSDHKPDRPDEMERVEAAGGRVINWNGYRILGVLATSRSIGDYYLKPYVIAEPEVTVMDRTDKDEFLILASDGLWDVVSNDVACKIARNCLSGRAASKYPESVSGSTAADAAALLVELAISRGSKDNISVVVVELRRLRSRTTASKENGR encoded by the exons ATGAGCAGTGACACAAGCAGGCGGGATCATGCCGCCATGGCCGTGCGGGAGGTCCTCGCCGGCGACAGGAAGGTGGGCACCGTGTCcaggtcggcgaggaggaggaggcttgaGCTCCGGAGGCTCGggcggacggcgtcggcggtggcggaggatgaCGCCGTGAAGAGGGTGCGGCCGGCGTCGGACAGCTCCTCCGACTCGTCGGAGTCGGCTAAGGTAGCGCCCGAGCCCACCGCGGAGGTGGCGAGATGGCCGGCGTGCGTGTCGCACGGGGCGGTGTCGGTGATCGGGCGCCGGAGGGAGATGGAAGACGCCATCTTCGTCGCGGCGCCGTTCTTGGCCGCctcgaaggaggcggcggtggaggggagcGGCGTCGCGGAAGAGGAAGgcaaggaggaggatgaggggtTCTTCGCGGTGTACGACGGGCACGGCGGGTCCCGCGTGGCGGAGGCGTGCCGGGAGCGGATGCACGTGGTGCTCGCGGAGGAGGTGCGGGTGCGGAGGCTGCTGcagggcgggggcggcggcgccgacgtcgaGGACGAGGACCGCGCCCGTTGGAAGGAGGCCATGGCGGCCTGCTTCGCCCGCGtggacggcgaggtcggcggcgccgaggaggccgaCACGGGCGAGCATACGGTGGGCTCcactgccgtcgtcgccgtcgtgggtCCCCGCCGCATCGTCGTCGCCAACTGCGGCGACTCCCGCGCCGTCCTctcccgcggcggcgtggccgtgcCGCTCTCCTCCGACCACAAG CCAGACAGACCTGacgagatggagagagtagaagCAGCAGGTGGCAGGGTTATCAATTGGAATGGATACCGTATCCTCGGTGTCCTTGCTACTTCTAGGTCAATTG GAGACTATTACCTCAAGCCATATGTAATAGCTGAGCCTGAGGTCACAGTCATGGACAGGACGGACAAGGACGAGTTCCTCATATTGGCGAGCGACGGGCTGTGGGATGTGGTATCCAACGATGTGGCCTGCAAGATTGCGAGAAATTGCTTAAGCGGGCGGGCAGCTTCCAAGTACCCAGAATCCGTCTCCGGGAGCACCGCAGCCGATGCTGCCGCCCTGCTGGTCGAGCTCGCCATCTCCCGTGGCAGCAAGGACAACATCAGCGTCGTCGTGGTCGAGTTGAGACGGCTGAGGAGTAGAACGACGGCGAGCAAAGAGAACGGTAGGTAG